A region from the Papaver somniferum cultivar HN1 unplaced genomic scaffold, ASM357369v1 unplaced-scaffold_125, whole genome shotgun sequence genome encodes:
- the LOC113331192 gene encoding uncharacterized protein LOC113331192 → MKFAIFLMEVFEFLTEHVESSWMISPRFMYSKLMEARQQLLSLLKHNLVEAQARMKKNSDLKRIDKDFAVGDWVYLRLQPYRQSSLALRRAIKSSPRSYGVVAYKLELPKSRKYTQYSMYLILRSVWVLYTNLNNTFLR, encoded by the exons ATGAAATTTGCGATCTTTTTGATGGAAGTATTTGAATTTCTCACCGAACACGTAGaatcttcatggatgatttctccCAG GTTCATGTACTCGAAGTTGATGGAAGCCAGACAACAGCTTCTCTCTCTTCTTAAGCACAATTTAGTTGAAGCACAAGCTCGGATGAAGAAAAATTCAGATCTTAAGAGAATCGATAAAGATTTTGCTGTAGGGGATTGGGTATATCTTAGGTTACAGCCATATCGTCAATCTTCATTGGCTCTTCGGCGTGCAATTAAATCAAGTCCTCGCTCCTATGGAGTTGTGGCGTATAAATTGGAGCTTCCAAAGAGTCGAAAATACACCCAATATTCCATGTATCTTATCTTAAGAAGTGTTTGGGTCCTCTACACCAATCTCAACAACACCTTCCTCCGGTGA
- the LOC113331381 gene encoding uncharacterized protein LOC113331381, translating into MDSESIFVTLQKGARTIEEIRHFSRIFHLDEETEYVLYGYLHKAIAQLDRSFQKSLETLSFSPVVIIARITTMKSQYRPPPPPKVSILRETATCSAVWAGQ; encoded by the exons ATGGATTCGGAATCAATATTTGTAACCTTACAAAAAGGTGCAAGGACGATAGAAGAGATTAGACATTTTAGTCGAATC TTCCATTTAGACGAGGAGACTGAATATGTGCTCTATGGGTATTTGCACAAAGCCATAGCACAACTTGATCGATCATTCCAGAAG TCACTGGAGACGCTGAGTTTTTCTCCTGTCGTCATCATCGCAAGGATCACCACCATGAAAAGCCAATAtcgtccgccaccaccaccaaaagtCAGCATCCTAAGGGAGACCGCCACATGTTCGGCCGTCTGGGCAGGTCAATAG
- the LOC113331382 gene encoding SPX domain-containing protein 2-like, with protein sequence MLSMHRSSRAFMLTFYGALLYAGFVNILKKYDKQTGASFVFPSSRGFWSCNSIPDHLFPINNKPSIPTSESADTPPTPATTVVPTPTERDGSLLRGPKEQAEIEFMQSLHMKSIISALRRRRIHHQIQGQSCNAKESHDKLIKARKEIVDFHGEMVLLENYSALTYTSLVKMLSFIQRVLQQPAISSNI encoded by the exons ATGCTTTCTATGCATCGTTCAAGTCGAGCATTTATGCTAACATTTTATGGAGCCCTTTTGTATGCAGGTTTCGTGAACATACTGAAAAAATATGATAAGCAAACAGGGGCATCATTCGTTTTCCCTTCATCCAGAGGGTTTTGGAGCTGCAATTCTATTCCTGATCACCTCTTTCCAATCAACAATAAGCCATCAATTCCAACATCTGAAAGCGCTGATACCCCCCCTACTCCTGCCACAACTGTTGTTCCCACCCCCACAGAGAGAGATGGGTCATTGCTCAGAGGACCAAAGGAACAGGCAGAGATCGAGTTCATGCAAAGTTTGCATATGAAGAGCATTATATCGgcattgagaagaagaagaatacatcATCAGATTCAAG GACAGAGTTGCAACGCAAAGGAATCTCATGATAAGTTGATTAAAGCAAGAAAAGAGATTGTTGATTTTCATGGAGAGATGGTTTTGCTTGAAAACTATAGTGCCCTTACCTATACTA GCTTGGTGAAGATGCTGTCCTTCATCCAGAGGGTTCTGCAGCAGCCAGCCATCAGTTCCAACATTTGA
- the LOC113331629 gene encoding pentatricopeptide repeat-containing protein At3g09040, mitochondrial-like gives MRATHVRTSNLLKLNSVFSLRRVCFTSDAVLAVEEVQQNFQLVPNQNYTYSNLLYTCVQECKRIQSLHVCDKMPHLKSQATKKCKVIHAKTLSLGYGLEGKLGNIIVDLYGKCGETDFAMEVFNRLDRRDTVAWNSIMSMHSRSEFPEEVVRMFRLMRNSNTVSDQYTFALVVSACTKLNNVGLGKVFHCDAIKTDIELNSFCGGSLIDMYAKCDCLPDARKLFDRVDKPDTVSWTTMIAGYVRVGLPREALELFKEMERVVEKPDEVAVITIITACVGLGRLNQAIDLFSQLPNPNVVAWNVMIKGHSKSGFEKKAVSFFRDMHLVGVKPTRSTLGSVLSAIASLTDLNLGKQVHSEAIKLGLDCNVYAGSSLINMYSKCHSMESARKVFDAMDVTNTVVWNAMLGGYAQNGQSLEVKEIFSNMRNSGLEPDEFTYTKVLSAFGQWESLEMGRQFHAFIIKMNLELNLFVGNALVDMYAKSGDLKDARRQFELIPERDIVSWNAIIVGYVHEKDEEEGFRMFKKMIFDGFLPDQFSVSSILSGSANRQALEQGKQVHCFSVKLGLDLNIYAGSSLVDMYAKCGAMEAANKVISEMPVKTVVSRNALIAGYIQNNNADEAVKEFLDMQAEGLQPSKYTFASILTACSASSRLNLGRQVHCDTLKSGVLVDDEFSGVSLLGMYLRSSSTEDANKLFLEFLKQRSRVLWTCMISGHAQNGNSSEALCFFREMRNDDVLPDQSTFTSVLSACSGLAALQDGKVIHCLAFHTRFDLDESTCSVLVDMYAKCGDIGSSMKVFEEMVNKEDAVSWNSMIVGFAKNGYAGKALKIFNQMKHTNVKPDDITFLGVLTACSHGGMVLEGREYFNLMICSGIKPRDDHFSCMIDLLGRHGRLKEAEELIEKLPFEPGAGVWATLLGACKIHGDLIRGQKAAEKLILLEPDNPTSYVLLSNLYAASKNWGASNRVRNLMKERGLKKFPGCSWIEVNAKLNLFVAGDKLHINAGEVRAVLKDLTALMREQGYIATTDFLLDEED, from the coding sequence ATGCGTGCAACTCATGTGCGCACGTCAAATTTACTCAAGTTGAACTCGGTATTCTCTCTCCGTCGTGTATGTTTCACCTCGGATGCTGTACTAGCCGTTGAAGAGGTACAGCAAAATTTTCAGCTGGTCCCAAACCAAAATTATACATATAGCAACCTGTTATATACTTGTGTACAAGAATGCAAACGTATTCAATCCCTTCACGTGTGCGACAAAATGCCTCATCTGAAATCTCAAGCTACAAAAAAGTGCAAAGTTATCCATGCCAAGACCCTGAGTCTTGGGTATGGATTAGAAGGAAAACTTGGAAATATAATTGTTGATCTGTATGGTAAATGTGGTGAGACTGATTTCGCAATGGAGGTCTTCAACCGGCTTGATAGAAGAGATACTGTTGCCTGGAATTCAATCATGTCTATGCATTCAAGATCGGAATTTCCAGAAGAGGTTGTGAGGATGTTTAGGTTGATGCGTAATTCTAACACTGTTTCAGATCAGTACACATTTGCTTTGGTTGTTTCTGCTTGTACGAAATTGAATAATGTGGGTTTAGGTAAGGTTTTTCACTGCGATGCGATCAAGACAGATATTGAGTTAAATTCCTTTTGCGGGGGTTCTTTGATCGACATGTATGCTAAATGTGACTGCTTACCAGATGCTCGAAAATTATTTGATAGAGTTGATAAACCTGATACTGTATCTTGGACAACAATGATTGCGGGTTATGTTCGAGTTGGCTTACCCAGAGAAGCTCTCGAGTTGTTTAAAGAAATGGAACGAGTCGTTGAGAAACCAGATGAAGTTGCAGTTATTACGATAATTACCGCCTGTGTTGGTCTAGGAAGGTTGAACCAGGCAATTGATTTGTTTTCCCAACTACCAAATCCCAATGTGGTGGCTTGGAATGTAATGATTAAGGGACATTCTAAAAGTGGGTTTGAGAAAAAAGCTGTTAGTTTCTTTCGAGATATGCATCTGGTTGGTGTTAAACCAACAAGATCTACACTGGGAAGTGTTTTAAGTGCCATCGCTAGTCTTACAGATCTTAATCTAGGAAAGCAGGTTCATTCTGAGGCTATCAAACTAGGGTTGGATTGTAATGTTTACGCTGGAAGTTCATTGATAAATATGTACTCCAAGTGTCACTCTATGGAATCTGCTAGAAAAGTTTTTGATGCAATGGATGTTACAAATACTGTTGTGTGGAATGCTATGTTAGGAGGTTATGCACAGAACGGACAATCTCTTGAAGTCAAAGAAATTTTCTCCAATATGAGAAATTCTGGTCTAGAACCTGATGAGTTTACTTACACCAAAGTTCTTAGCGCATTTGGTCAGTGGGAAAGCTTAGAAATGGGTAGGCAATTTCATGCATTTATAatcaagatgaacttggagttgaaCTTATTTGTTGGAAATGCTTTGGTTGATATGTATGCTAAGTCTGGTGATTTGAAAGATGCAAGAAGGCAATTTGAACTCATCCCAGAGAGAGATATTGTTTCTTGGAATGCCATTATTGTTGGGTATGTACATGAAAAAGATGAGGAGGAAGGTTTTAGAATGTTCAAGAAGATGATATTTGATGGCTTTTTGCCTGATCAATTTTCAGTGTCTAGTATTCTTAGTGGCAGCGCAAATCGGCAAGCATTAGAGCAAGGTAAACAAGTGCATTGCTTCTCAGTGAAATTAGGTCTTGACTTGAATATTTATGCTGGAAGTTCTCTGGTTGACATGTATGCCAAGTGTGGGGCAATGGAAGCTGCAAATAAGGTAATCTCTGAGATGCCTGTAAAGACTGTTGTCTCTAGAAATGCCCTAATTGCAGGGTACATTCAGAACAACAATGCAGATGAAGCAGTGAAGGAGTTTTTAGACATGCAAGCAGAAGGTTTGCAGCCTTCAAAGTACACATTCGCCAGCATTTTAACTGCATGTAGTGCATCATCAAGGTTGAATCTGGGAAGGCAGGTTCATTGTGATACTTTGAAATCTGGTGTTTTAGTTGATGATGAGTTTTCGGGTGTCTCACTCTTGGGTATGTACCTGCGATCTTCAAGCACTGAAGATGCAAATAAGCTCTTTTTGGAGTTCCTGAAGCAAAGAAGTAGAGTTTTATGGACTTGTATGATTTCAGGACATGCTCAGAACGGCAATAGCTCGGAGGCTCTTTGTTTTTTTAGAGAAATGCGTAATGATGATGTTTTACCAGATCAATCCACTTTTACCAGTGTCCTCAGTGCTTGTTCTGGCTTAGCAGCCCTACAGGATGGGAAAGTCATTCATTGTCTTGCTTTTCATACCAGGTTCGActtggatgaatccacgtgcagTGTTCTTGTAGATATGTATGCTAAATGTGGGGATATTGGGAGCTCAATGAAAGTTTTTGAGGAAATGGTAAACAAAGAAGATGCTGTTTCTTGGAACTCGATGATTGTTGGATTTGCGAAAAATGGCTATGCAGGGAAAGCACTGAAGATCTTCAATCAAATGAAGCATACAAATGTCAAACCTGATGATATCACATTCCTAGGAGTCCTCACCGCGTGCAGTCATGGAGGAATGGTATTAGAAGGTCGCGAATATTTCAATCTTATGATATGTAGTGGGATCAAACCTAGAGATGATCATTTTTCCTGCATGATTGACCTACTTGGGCGCCATGGACGTCTCAAAGAAGCAGAAGAGTTGATTGAGAAATTGCCATTTGAACCTGGAGCTGGGGTTTGGGCTACATTACTAGGAGCCTGTAAAATACACGGGGATTTAATACGGGGGCAGAAGGCAGCTGAAAAGCTTATTTTGTTGGAACCTGATAATCCTACATCCTATGTGCTTCTTTCTAATTTATATGCAGCATCTAAGAACTGGGGTGCATCCAACAGAGTTCGCAATTTAATGAAAGAAAGAGGATTGAAGAAGTTTCCTGGATGTAGCTGGATTGAAGTGAATGCTAAGCTAAACTTATTTGTAGCAGGAGATAAACTTCATATTAATGCTGGTGAAGTTCGTGCTGTTTTGAAGGATTTGACTGCATTGATGAGAGAACAGGGCTACATAGCCACAACTGATTTTCTTTTAGATGAGGAGGATTGA